The Epilithonimonas zeae genome contains a region encoding:
- a CDS encoding acyl carrier protein phosphodiesterase has product MNYLAHSILSFTDQQLVGNMIADFIKNNERENFPLEIQEGIKLHRAIDTFTDSHPAVSEAKKIFSPLVRLYSGAFVDVAFDYFTAHLYTEKELKVHSQKVYNILWKNEIWLPENYKKMLIRMEQDDWLTNYRTDQGIKFSMLNVLNKAKYLDKDIPVFDAFLKSKEELQFHFDRFFPDILAECDTNFNPTS; this is encoded by the coding sequence ATGAATTATCTCGCGCACTCTATTCTTTCATTCACAGACCAACAACTCGTTGGGAATATGATTGCGGACTTTATCAAAAATAACGAACGGGAAAATTTTCCTCTTGAAATCCAAGAAGGAATAAAACTTCATCGTGCTATTGATACTTTTACCGATTCTCATCCTGCAGTTTCAGAAGCTAAGAAGATTTTCAGTCCGTTGGTCAGATTATATTCAGGAGCATTTGTGGATGTTGCCTTTGATTACTTCACTGCACATCTTTATACAGAAAAGGAACTAAAAGTACATTCTCAGAAAGTCTATAATATACTTTGGAAAAATGAGATATGGCTTCCGGAAAATTACAAAAAGATGCTTATAAGAATGGAACAGGATGATTGGCTGACGAATTACAGAACAGATCAAGGCATAAAATTCAGTATGTTGAATGTTTTGAACAAAGCAAAATATCTTGATAAAGACATTCCTGTTTTTGATGCATTTTTAAAAAGCAAAGAAGAGCTGCAATTTCATTTTGATCGATTTTTTCCAGACATTTTAGCAGAATGTGATACTAATTTTAATCCAACTAGTTAA
- a CDS encoding AraC family transcriptional regulator, translated as MKVNQRANALFGSFLFLWSSYWILDVLQFCGLSPNQLFVFFIYFIEILTPIFLFFSVVFFINPNYRFSKKDTICLITPIIYLILLLNAEGNKTVGITADFVAIFHNLPYIAIIYIRIKKYQKRIESISSNTENINLEWLAKLSLLLFCTIIITVCYELFNVFIYKLNNHLAMDLLFLFIVYSTSYHILRQKEIYPVNEKERQELLSIELEDELKSEKKKLIADSDFENLKQKLIDYMKTEKPYLDGELNLSKLSGFIGINAHQLSYLLNNGFGENFFQFVNKYRVQRAKELLCDDSYRKLSILGIAFEAGFNSKTAFNTIFKKLTNETPSEFRKNQTDL; from the coding sequence ATGAAGGTAAACCAAAGGGCTAATGCCTTATTTGGCTCTTTTCTTTTTCTTTGGTCAAGCTATTGGATATTGGATGTATTACAATTTTGCGGATTATCTCCCAATCAATTGTTCGTTTTTTTTATTTATTTTATAGAGATATTAACACCTATTTTTCTATTTTTCAGTGTTGTATTTTTTATTAATCCAAATTATCGTTTCAGCAAAAAAGATACAATATGTCTTATTACTCCAATTATTTATCTGATTCTTCTATTAAATGCTGAAGGTAATAAGACAGTTGGCATTACCGCTGATTTTGTGGCTATATTTCATAATCTGCCTTACATTGCCATCATTTATATCCGAATCAAGAAATACCAAAAACGGATAGAAAGTATCTCTTCCAATACAGAAAACATTAATCTGGAGTGGTTAGCAAAATTAAGCTTACTATTATTCTGCACGATTATTATCACCGTATGTTACGAACTTTTTAATGTATTCATATACAAACTAAATAATCATTTAGCAATGGATTTACTTTTTTTGTTCATTGTTTACAGCACATCTTACCACATTTTAAGGCAGAAAGAAATCTATCCTGTCAATGAGAAAGAACGGCAAGAATTATTATCAATAGAATTAGAGGACGAATTAAAATCAGAAAAGAAAAAGCTTATTGCCGACAGTGATTTTGAAAATCTAAAACAAAAATTAATCGACTACATGAAGACCGAGAAACCGTATTTGGATGGCGAGCTTAATCTCTCTAAACTTTCCGGTTTTATTGGAATCAATGCTCATCAACTTTCATATTTGTTGAATAATGGATTCGGTGAAAATTTCTTCCAATTTGTCAACAAATACAGGGTTCAGCGAGCTAAAGAATTATTATGCGATGATTCTTATAGAAAATTATCAATTTTGGGAATTGCTTTTGAAGCAGGCTTTAATTCTAAAACGGCCTTCAATACAATTTTCAAAAAACTGACAAATGAAACACCTTCCGAGTTTCGTAAAAATCAAACCGATTTATAA
- the radA gene encoding DNA repair protein RadA, which produces MAKLKTQYFCQNCGAQYSQWHGQCKTCGEWNTLVEEIVEKSTKSVVAKSKSSIINIIEVETNEEPRIKTPSEELDRVLGGGIVLGSVTLIGGEPGIGKSTLLLQLALKMKKKILYVSGEESASQIKMRADRLAEVKNPNCFLFTETNVEKILHEAKKLMPDFMIIDSIQTLQSQLIESSPGTVSQIRECSNEIIKFAKENNIPVFLVGHITKDGQIAGPKVLEHMVDVVLNFDGDRNHLFRLLRANKNRFGSTSEIGIYEMISQGLKEIKNPSEILITKKSEELSGNSVAVTLEGNRPMLLEIQALVSTAVYGTPQRSSTGFDSKRLNMLLAVLEKRAGFQLGAKDVFLNITGGIKTDDPALDLAVVASILSSNEDIAISEHYCFAGEIGLSGEIRPIAQAEQRITEAEKLGYEKIFISNLNKLPKKKFGIKIEEISKIEDFVELLF; this is translated from the coding sequence ATGGCAAAACTAAAAACTCAATATTTCTGTCAAAATTGTGGTGCGCAATATTCCCAATGGCACGGGCAATGCAAAACTTGTGGAGAATGGAATACACTTGTGGAAGAAATTGTAGAAAAATCTACAAAATCTGTCGTTGCAAAATCCAAATCTTCAATCATCAACATCATAGAAGTTGAAACTAATGAAGAGCCAAGAATCAAAACACCTTCTGAAGAATTGGACCGGGTTTTGGGTGGCGGAATTGTTTTGGGTTCTGTAACCTTAATTGGTGGCGAACCTGGAATAGGAAAATCGACTCTGCTTCTTCAATTGGCTTTGAAGATGAAGAAAAAAATCCTCTATGTTTCCGGAGAAGAAAGCGCGTCACAAATCAAAATGAGAGCCGACCGTTTAGCCGAGGTTAAAAATCCGAATTGTTTCCTGTTTACTGAAACTAATGTTGAAAAAATCTTGCACGAAGCCAAGAAATTGATGCCAGATTTTATGATTATCGATTCCATTCAGACGCTTCAATCCCAATTGATAGAAAGTTCGCCAGGAACGGTTTCACAAATCCGAGAATGTTCTAATGAAATCATCAAGTTTGCCAAAGAAAATAACATTCCGGTTTTTCTAGTTGGTCATATCACAAAAGATGGACAAATCGCCGGACCAAAAGTTTTGGAACATATGGTAGATGTTGTTCTGAATTTCGACGGCGATAGAAATCATCTGTTCAGATTATTGAGAGCAAATAAAAACCGTTTTGGATCTACGTCGGAAATCGGAATTTATGAAATGATTTCGCAAGGTTTGAAGGAAATCAAAAATCCATCTGAAATTCTCATTACTAAAAAATCAGAAGAGCTTTCCGGAAATTCTGTTGCGGTAACTCTCGAAGGAAATCGACCAATGTTATTGGAAATCCAGGCGTTGGTTTCTACCGCAGTTTATGGAACGCCGCAAAGAAGCTCAACCGGTTTTGATTCCAAAAGATTGAATATGCTTTTGGCAGTTTTGGAAAAAAGAGCAGGCTTCCAACTCGGAGCGAAAGATGTTTTCCTTAATATAACAGGCGGAATAAAAACTGATGATCCCGCTTTGGACTTAGCTGTTGTTGCTTCTATCCTATCAAGCAATGAAGATATTGCCATCTCGGAACATTATTGTTTTGCAGGAGAAATTGGCTTAAGTGGTGAAATCCGTCCAATTGCACAAGCCGAACAAAGAATTACCGAAGCAGAAAAATTGGGTTATGAAAAGATTTTCATTTCAAATCTTAATAAACTTCCGAAGAAAAAATTTGGAATTAAAATAGAAGAAATTAGTAAGATTGAAGATTTTGTAGAATTACTTTTTTAA
- a CDS encoding FKBP-type peptidyl-prolyl cis-trans isomerase, which translates to MALDKNHVVTLKYVLHTNDEAGEKIFVEETSAENPMTFLYGVGMMIPKFEQEIQNLNIGETASFTIEPSEGYGERDPQAVTQLPVDMFQGQELPPVGAVLPLSDNQGNNFQAVVVEVTPEAVVVDLNHPMAGRPLHFDVEILNTRPATEEELAHGHAHGEDGHSGH; encoded by the coding sequence ATGGCATTAGACAAAAATCACGTAGTAACTTTAAAATACGTTCTACATACTAATGATGAGGCGGGAGAAAAAATCTTTGTGGAAGAGACCTCAGCAGAAAACCCAATGACGTTTCTTTATGGCGTAGGAATGATGATTCCGAAGTTTGAACAGGAAATACAAAATTTAAATATAGGCGAAACGGCATCTTTCACTATAGAGCCTAGCGAAGGTTATGGAGAGAGAGATCCTCAAGCTGTGACACAATTGCCTGTTGATATGTTCCAAGGGCAAGAATTGCCTCCTGTAGGTGCAGTACTTCCACTGTCTGACAATCAGGGGAATAATTTCCAAGCTGTGGTTGTAGAAGTTACACCAGAAGCTGTAGTTGTAGACCTTAATCATCCAATGGCGGGAAGACCTCTACATTTTGATGTTGAAATTCTGAACACACGTCCTGCAACGGAAGAAGAATTGGCTCACGGTCATGCACACGGAGAAGATGGTCATTCTGGACATTAA
- a CDS encoding M4 family metallopeptidase produces the protein MKKELLRIGILCSIFGFTLSANAQEYVDKKITEKNGNVSLVTFKSNANLKSASKTDLFKEILKLPVGAELRLTKSEKDAKGSFLDEKYQLYYNNVKVEFGIYNLHYKNGNLTSMNGEIFDTNNVSISPKISSQSALDRAIQNVGAQKYMWDDVESNVDNYKKPTGELVLLPIQQADESYKLALAYKFDVFASKPMSRAYIYVDASSGQILLSDAIIKHAKGHHHNVLKGDLDTDKIISEVKDSELKETISKLATGNAATRYSGTQSIETSLNTAGDNYILFDTTRGAGVRTYNAKKSTAVGSAVDFTDADNDWTATEFDNSTWDNAALDAHFGVEKTYDYFKNVHNRDSYDNNGSLLRSYVHYGSNINNAYWSGSYMLYGDGDRTNNFNVLTAFDVTAHELGHGVCATSAALAYQRESGAMNEGLSDIWGAVVEETYLPNKQAFAIGEDITLYSPFYLRSMSNPKSAGQPDTYKGINWQPATAAEGCTTPAQDTNDYCGVHTNSGVLNHWYYVLVQGKTGTNDIGKSYSVTGIGFEKASKIVYRLETAFLSSNSTYMNARNFGIQVATELYGANSAEAIATQDAFYAVGLGAKYNPNGPDTIAPTTPLNLEATSTTNVSTYLTWDASTDNFALDGYNVYKDNVLLGTTYKTSYYVTGLSASTTYNFKVEAKDEAGNKSAFSNIVPVTTLATGNTYCTSQASNTSFMKIQNVKLNTIDNASTGSTGYEDFSYLSTDVKKGETYTITITPFWSGTVYPLRYRLYADYNNNGIFTDAGETAWSQTTATNAATVTGTFTIPATATTGRIRIRVQAAYSQTPTSCSTITYGQVEDYSLDIQEVLAVSDVNNDNKVSIYPNPVKDVLNIKTKESGDSTYKIFNTAGQSVANGKSIENKIDVNRLPTGNYVIELVNKKGEKSTQKFIKK, from the coding sequence ATGAAGAAAGAACTTTTACGAATTGGTATTTTGTGCAGTATTTTTGGATTTACCCTATCCGCAAATGCGCAGGAATACGTTGACAAGAAAATTACCGAGAAGAACGGGAATGTTAGTTTAGTAACGTTTAAGAGTAATGCAAACTTAAAATCGGCTTCAAAAACTGATTTATTTAAGGAGATTTTAAAGCTTCCTGTTGGAGCAGAACTTAGACTTACTAAATCGGAAAAAGATGCTAAAGGCAGTTTTTTGGATGAAAAATATCAATTATACTACAACAACGTAAAAGTTGAATTTGGAATTTATAATCTGCATTATAAAAACGGAAATCTTACCAGTATGAATGGTGAGATTTTCGACACGAATAATGTTAGTATTTCACCAAAAATATCTTCGCAATCTGCATTAGACAGAGCCATTCAAAACGTTGGAGCACAAAAATATATGTGGGATGATGTTGAAAGCAATGTTGATAATTATAAAAAGCCTACTGGGGAATTAGTTTTGCTACCTATTCAACAAGCAGATGAAAGTTACAAATTGGCTTTAGCTTACAAATTTGATGTTTTTGCATCTAAGCCAATGAGCCGAGCTTACATTTATGTAGATGCTTCAAGTGGTCAGATTTTACTTTCTGATGCGATTATCAAACACGCCAAAGGACATCATCACAATGTATTAAAAGGCGACTTGGATACCGACAAAATAATTTCAGAAGTAAAAGATTCTGAGCTTAAAGAAACAATTTCAAAACTGGCAACTGGTAACGCTGCTACACGTTATAGCGGAACTCAGTCCATTGAAACCTCTTTGAATACTGCTGGTGACAACTATATCTTGTTTGATACTACAAGAGGTGCCGGCGTGCGAACTTACAATGCTAAAAAAAGTACAGCTGTTGGAAGTGCTGTAGATTTTACAGACGCAGATAACGATTGGACTGCTACAGAATTTGATAACTCTACTTGGGACAATGCTGCTTTGGATGCGCATTTCGGTGTAGAAAAAACTTATGATTATTTCAAAAATGTTCATAACAGAGACAGTTATGACAACAATGGTTCACTGCTAAGAAGCTATGTGCATTATGGAAGTAATATCAATAATGCTTATTGGTCTGGTTCTTATATGCTGTACGGCGATGGTGACAGAACGAACAACTTCAATGTTTTGACAGCGTTTGATGTTACAGCTCACGAATTGGGTCACGGTGTTTGTGCTACATCTGCAGCATTAGCATACCAAAGAGAATCTGGAGCAATGAACGAAGGTCTTTCTGACATTTGGGGAGCGGTAGTAGAAGAAACTTACCTTCCAAACAAACAAGCTTTCGCGATTGGAGAAGATATCACTCTGTACTCACCTTTTTACTTAAGGTCAATGAGTAATCCAAAATCTGCTGGACAACCAGATACATACAAAGGTATCAACTGGCAGCCAGCAACTGCTGCAGAAGGTTGTACTACACCCGCTCAAGACACTAATGATTATTGCGGTGTTCACACCAACAGCGGCGTTCTTAACCATTGGTATTATGTATTGGTACAAGGAAAAACCGGAACCAATGATATTGGAAAATCCTACAGTGTGACAGGAATTGGTTTTGAAAAGGCATCAAAAATCGTTTATCGTTTAGAGACTGCTTTCTTATCTTCCAATTCTACTTATATGAATGCAAGAAATTTTGGTATTCAGGTTGCGACAGAACTATACGGAGCGAACTCAGCTGAAGCAATTGCAACTCAAGATGCATTTTATGCAGTGGGTTTAGGTGCAAAGTATAATCCAAACGGACCAGATACAATAGCACCTACTACTCCACTTAATCTCGAAGCAACTTCTACAACCAATGTTTCTACTTATTTGACTTGGGATGCCTCTACAGATAATTTTGCATTAGATGGCTACAATGTTTACAAAGACAACGTCTTGCTTGGAACAACTTATAAAACCTCTTACTATGTTACGGGATTATCTGCATCTACAACTTATAATTTCAAGGTTGAGGCAAAAGATGAAGCTGGTAACAAGTCCGCTTTCAGTAATATAGTTCCAGTGACTACATTAGCCACGGGTAACACTTATTGTACTTCACAAGCTTCTAATACAAGCTTTATGAAAATACAAAACGTAAAACTTAATACAATCGATAATGCAAGTACAGGAAGCACTGGATATGAGGATTTCTCTTATTTATCAACAGATGTAAAGAAAGGTGAAACCTATACAATTACCATTACTCCTTTCTGGTCTGGAACTGTTTACCCATTGAGATATAGATTGTATGCAGACTATAACAACAATGGCATATTTACCGATGCAGGAGAAACTGCATGGTCACAAACTACTGCCACAAATGCTGCCACAGTTACAGGAACGTTTACAATCCCTGCAACTGCAACAACCGGAAGAATTAGAATAAGAGTTCAGGCAGCTTACTCTCAAACACCAACCTCTTGTTCAACAATAACTTATGGACAGGTGGAAGATTATTCGTTGGACATCCAGGAGGTTTTAGCCGTTTCTGATGTTAACAATGATAACAAAGTATCCATTTATCCTAATCCTGTAAAAGATGTTCTTAATATCAAAACTAAGGAAAGTGGAGATTCTACTTATAAAATTTTCAATACAGCCGGACAATCTGTAGCTAACGGAAAATCTATTGAAAATAAAATAGATGTGAACAGACTTCCTACAGGAAATTATGTTATTGAATTAGTGAATAAAAAAGGAGAAAAATCTACTCAGAAATTCATTAAAAAATAG
- a CDS encoding aminoacyl-histidine dipeptidase — protein MEYSQLEPKVIWKNFEALNSVPRPSKKEEKVIKFIKEFGENLGLPTTVDEVGNVIITKPATAGMENRTPIVMQSHLDMVCQKNNDVDFDFETQGIQMYVDGDWVRAKGTTLGADNGLGVATIMSILESNEIAHPELEALFTIDEETGMTGALALKPGQLKGEILLNLDTEEDDEIDIGCAGGVDVTASAKFDLEESKGETFKIEIKGLQGGHSGMDIHKGLGNSNKLLGRFLFSGLENQIQLVSIDGGSLRNAIPREAKATFSVNNSENFSSKIEQLKSEILEEFASLEKDLVINIEKIDSSEKAISVEDSKKIIFAINAAHNGVFRMSPDVEGLVEASNNVARVELKNGEIKILNLTRSSVESTKWEVANQLKSAFESNFLKTEFGGSYPGWKPKPEAEIIKVMTELYENNFGEKPLVVACHAGLECGIIGANYPKMEMVSFGPTIKGAHSPDERANIPSVQKFWKYTQDILKNIPIRN, from the coding sequence ATGGAATATTCACAACTGGAACCAAAAGTGATTTGGAAAAATTTCGAAGCATTGAATTCGGTTCCTAGACCATCAAAAAAAGAAGAAAAAGTTATAAAATTCATAAAAGAATTTGGAGAGAATTTGGGATTACCAACAACGGTTGACGAAGTTGGAAATGTCATCATCACAAAACCTGCAACTGCTGGAATGGAAAACCGAACGCCAATTGTGATGCAGTCGCATCTTGATATGGTTTGCCAAAAAAACAACGATGTCGATTTTGATTTCGAAACTCAGGGAATCCAGATGTATGTGGATGGCGATTGGGTAAGAGCAAAAGGGACAACTTTGGGTGCTGACAACGGTTTGGGTGTTGCTACGATTATGTCAATATTGGAAAGTAATGAAATTGCACATCCGGAATTGGAAGCTCTTTTCACAATTGACGAAGAAACAGGAATGACGGGTGCATTAGCTTTGAAACCAGGACAATTGAAAGGAGAAATCCTTCTTAATCTTGACACAGAAGAAGATGACGAAATCGATATAGGTTGTGCCGGTGGTGTTGACGTGACGGCTTCTGCTAAATTTGATTTAGAAGAATCAAAAGGCGAAACTTTCAAAATTGAAATCAAAGGTTTACAAGGAGGACATTCCGGAATGGATATTCACAAAGGTCTTGGAAATTCTAATAAATTACTGGGAAGATTCTTGTTCTCAGGATTGGAAAATCAAATTCAGTTAGTTTCTATTGATGGCGGAAGTTTGAGAAATGCTATTCCAAGAGAAGCTAAAGCTACGTTTTCTGTCAACAATTCAGAAAACTTTTCTTCAAAGATTGAACAATTGAAATCTGAAATCTTAGAGGAATTTGCTTCCTTAGAAAAAGATTTGGTTATCAATATCGAGAAAATTGATTCTTCAGAAAAAGCGATCTCTGTTGAAGATTCTAAGAAAATAATTTTCGCAATCAATGCAGCTCATAACGGCGTTTTCAGAATGAGTCCAGATGTTGAAGGTTTGGTAGAAGCTTCTAATAACGTTGCAAGAGTTGAACTGAAAAATGGAGAAATCAAGATTTTAAACTTAACCCGTTCGTCGGTAGAATCAACAAAATGGGAAGTGGCAAATCAATTAAAATCCGCATTCGAAAGTAATTTTTTAAAAACAGAATTCGGAGGTTCTTATCCCGGCTGGAAACCAAAACCGGAAGCAGAAATCATCAAAGTAATGACTGAACTTTACGAAAATAATTTTGGTGAAAAACCTTTAGTTGTCGCTTGCCACGCTGGTTTGGAATGCGGAATTATCGGTGCCAATTATCCAAAAATGGAAATGGTTTCTTTTGGTCCAACAATCAAAGGCGCACATTCTCCAGATGAAAGAGCCAATATACCATCTGTTCAAAAATTTTGGAAATACACGCAAGATATTTTAAAGAATATTCCAATCAGGAATTAA
- a CDS encoding FUSC family protein, which yields MSNFIQQFSKFLRLRVSISEWIYLVKCVIGASICYLFYIFLPQYPVYWALISVVIVFSPDNSNKLAYDRIKSNLLGASIGMILFLIPIPNILLICIGVALTILVGIALRLDNTLRSALAAMVIVLIEENQAHDWLIPIERVICVCIGCFVALIITFVFSKFKIYGQTYLKH from the coding sequence ATGTCGAATTTCATACAACAGTTTTCCAAATTTTTAAGATTAAGAGTTTCTATTTCTGAGTGGATTTATCTAGTGAAATGTGTAATCGGTGCATCTATTTGTTATTTGTTTTACATTTTTTTGCCGCAGTATCCTGTTTATTGGGCGTTGATTTCGGTTGTGATTGTTTTCTCGCCGGATAATAGTAATAAGCTGGCTTATGACAGAATCAAATCCAATCTTCTCGGCGCTTCTATCGGAATGATTTTATTTCTGATTCCAATTCCTAATATTTTATTGATTTGTATTGGTGTGGCTTTGACGATTCTTGTAGGAATTGCGTTAAGGTTGGATAATACGCTTCGTTCAGCTCTCGCAGCGATGGTTATTGTTTTGATTGAGGAAAATCAGGCTCACGATTGGCTGATTCCTATTGAGCGCGTGATTTGTGTCTGCATCGGATGTTTTGTGGCGCTGATTATCACTTTTGTTTTTTCGAAATTCAAGATTTATGGTCAAACGTATCTGAAACATTGA